In the Colias croceus chromosome 1, ilColCroc2.1 genome, ATGAGTCTACTAAATTAAGGTTAAGGGATTGTGGCAATAAagagaatataaaatataataatttttattttaattatagatacTCTACATTATAATACGATTATAACTAGTAGTAACTACCCGTATCTTAAAGTACATAATACTCTCTTACATGGAAAGTGAATTTCAAAACTCACAACTCTGACATAAAATCAGTGCATTACAAAGAAAGAGGTGCTTGTAACAGAAATAGTTAATGATTAGGTAGTTCCAAGCGGTTCTGAGGTGTGTTGTAGCGATACCCCTGTGCGGGTTCCGGGGAAGGTTGAGGCACAGGTTGTTGTATCACTGGAACATTTGGTGGAGTTATAATGACTGCATCATCAGTAAATCCCACATCCCTAGCAGAAGGATAATACTGGGGAACATTTTGGGTATAGAACTGTGGATATTGATTATTTGGCACACCATACACAGACGCAGGAGCACCGTATTGCGTTGGCAGTTGCATCTTCCCAAACATGTTTCTCAAAATGGGAAATTTGTTCGTTATAGTTGCCCACCAGTCGTTTCCGCCGACTTGATTACTGCCTCCATTTCCCCAAAGTATTCTTTGTGACGGTTCATAGGCAAGATACGGGCTCACTTCCACGCTGTAGGGGTCCTGTGGTCCAATATTATAAGGCACTTGTCGCTGTACATAATACCCGAAGGCATTACctgcaataaaaacaaattttatttaataattacataatacgATTCTCCTGTACAATAAACATAGCTTGAAGTTATTAATTACACATTTGCACTAAcaactaatataatactattaacTAATTATACATTTGCTTGTAAACATTTGtcttaattatttgttaattgaaaaattgtaacatttttgtttaagaAAACCACAAGTCAAAAACACACCTGCGATAAAGCACAATAATAATGCGATTGATGCATTCATTTTCGCATGGATTGCTAAAGTACAACTGCGTATCAATTTTGTACGTCTTCGCCTTTATACCACCACTATTTACTCCTAAAAGAAGGCCTTGAAGAAAAATTCTCGTAACCCAATATTGAAAGTATGAGGTAATGGTTGTAGTAGTGGCTCACCCAGCGGCCGCCGGCTCGGATGGCACGGCGCGGACAATAGGCGCGACATCTAGGTGACTCGTGCTTTGCCTGCATACACAGGCTGTCCCAAAAACATCTCGAAAATAAAGTCATAAAAACAATTGGTAATAAAGAAGTCACGCCTTACATTACTCGTAATCCTGACATTTATCGCACCTT is a window encoding:
- the LOC123694145 gene encoding uncharacterized protein LOC123694145, producing MNASIALLLCFIAGNAFGYYVQRQVPYNIGPQDPYSVEVSPYLAYEPSQRILWGNGGSNQVGGNDWWATITNKFPILRNMFGKMQLPTQYGAPASVYGVPNNQYPQFYTQNVPQYYPSARDVGFTDDAVIITPPNVPVIQQPVPQPSPEPAQGYRYNTPQNRLELPNH